The Streptomyces cyanogenus DNA segment GCCGAGCACGCCGGCCCGTACCGCCCTGCCGTAGCCACTCAGCGAGGACGAGTGGGCGGCCGTGGCCCCACCGCCCGAGCCGACCCGCCGGCCGCGCTCGCCTTCAACGCGCTGCTCTTACGCGCGTACGAGGCCGGCATCGGGGCGCGTGTGGGGACCGCGCCACGACGTTGACGCCCGGGAGGAACGGGCGGTCGGGACTGGCCGGGCGTGGGTCAACTCGTCCAGCTGTGGGCCACGTCGACCACGACGCGGTCGTCCAACTGGAGTACCCGGAAGGGCAGTCGGGCGCGCACACCGAGACCGACCTGCGTCTGTCCCTCGAAGGTGCCGCCGAACCGGGTGTCCCGGAAGGTCCTGTACCCGCTGAGGTTCACGCCGGGCAGGGCCTTGCCCACCTTCCCCGGATAGGTCGGCACGCCGGCCTCCAGGTCGTAGCTCCACGCGCCGACGCGGATGTCGAGGATCGCCCCGCCGGCAACGGGTATGTACTGGCCCGAGGGG contains these protein-coding regions:
- a CDS encoding AMIN-like domain-containing (lipo)protein, which translates into the protein MRRVRAAVAVLALMGATLGTAASTAGAAPAEGPRAAAACPTGWGSGAKGGTAMGADHLEDIRTGQHECYDRMVFIVSGGGNHIGYHVQYVDRFYADPSGQYIPVAGGAILDIRVGAWSYDLEAGVPTYPGKVGKALPGVNLSGYRTFRDTRFGGTFEGQTQVGLGVRARLPFRVLQLDDRVVVDVAHSWTS